The genomic interval CCCGACTTGGAAACCGCATTCACCAGGGTCTTCCGGGGGTCCAGGCCCCGAAGGAGCCGGAGCACGGGCTCCGGCTCCACGTGGTCCACGTAGTGGAAGCGCACACCGCTTGCGTTGAAGGCGGTCTCCAGGGCCTTAGGCCCCAAGGCGCTCCCCCCGATGCCCAGAAGGACAAAGTCCTCCACCCAAGGGTTGGCCTCGCGGTAGCGGCGGATACGCCTTAAGGTTTCCGTGTCCTCAGGGAGATCCATCCAGCCCAGCATGCTTTGGGGGTCCTTCCGCTTGAAAAGAAGGGCCTCCCGGGCCCCTAAGAGGATGGGGGCATGCTCCTTGAGGGCCTCCGGGAAACGGGAAAGGAAGCGGGTATCCAGCCTGAGCATGGACCCATGCTACCGGGAATCCAGGGAAAGGGCCACCTGGTTGGGCGGGAAAAGGAATAACCCCCGGGCTATAGGGAGTAGGCTAAAGGCATGGGCTATGTGCCCCCACCCACGCCCCAGTACGGCCTCGAGGAGGGCCCCGTCCTCCTAAAGGATGGGCGCACCGCCTTTCTACGGCGGGCAAACCCTAAGGACCTCCCCCTTTTCGTGGAGTTCCTGAGGCGGCTATCCCCGGAGTCCTTGCGCATGCGCTTCTTCTCCCCCATCTCTCCGGAAAAGGCGGCGGAGCTCCTCCTTTTCGCCAAACCCGAGGAGGAAAAGGTGACCCTCATGGTCCTGGCAGGGGACCCTCCCCGGATGGTGGCCACGGGGGAGTACGTGCGCCTCAAAGGGGAGGACACCGCCGAGGTGGCCTTTCTGGTGGACGACGCCTTCCAGGGTAAGGGCCTGGGTACCCTGCTCTTGGAACGGCTGGCCCTCATCGCTGCCAAGCAGGGGGTAAGGCGGTTTCAGGCCTTCGTCCTGGCGGAGAACCAGAAGATGCTCAACGTCTTTATGGAAAGTGGCTTCCAGGTGCGGGCCCACCGGGATAGCGGCGAGATCGAGGTGGAGTTTGAGATCCTCCTGGAGGAAAGGGTGGCGGAGCGCTTTGAGTGGCGGGAGAGGGTCTCCACCTTGGCCAGCCTCCACCCCCTCTTCTTCCCCAAGGGGGTGGCGGTGGTGGGGGCGAGCCGCGACCCGGAAAGCATCGGCTACCGCGCCCTGGAAAACCTCATCTTTGGCCGTTTCCAAGGACCCGTCTACCCGGTGAACGAGGCCATCGGCAAGGAGGGGAGCACGGTGGGGCCCCTTCTCGCCTACCCCCGGGTGGAGAGCATCCCCGGCCCCGTGGACCTGGCGGTGATCGCCGTGCCCAAGGAGCGGGTTTGGGAGGCCCTCGAGGCCTCGGGCAGGCGGGGGGTGCGGGCAGCCATCGTCCTCACCACCGGTTTTACGGAAAAAGAAGCCAGGGAACTGGCCGACAAGGCCCGGCGCCACGGGATGCGCCTTTTGGGCCCAGGCTCCTTGGGTATGGTCCACACCCACCCTGAGGTCCGCCTGGCGGCGGGCCTGGCTCCCCTCCCCAAACCTGGACCCCTGGCCATCTCCAGCCAGTCGGGGACCCTGGGACGGGCGGTGATGGCCTATGCGGAGGGCATGGGGCTGGGCATCTCCTCCTTCGTTTCCTTAGGGGCTAAGGCGGACATCTCCTCCAACGACCTCCTGCAGTTCTGGGAGGAGGACGAAAGAACCCGGGTGATCCTCCTCTACCTGGAAAGCTTCGGCAACCCCAGGCGCTTCTCCCGCTTAGCCCGGAGGATCGGCAAGAAAAAACCCATCCTGGCGGTGCACCCCTCCCGGGACCCTTTGGTGCGGGCCCTCTTCGCCCAGGCTGGGGTGATCCGGGCCAACAGCTTGGAGGAAGCCTTTGACGTGGCCGCCCTCCTCGCCCTGGGACAGCTTCCGGAGAACAACCGGGTCCGCCTTATCTCCAACGCCTCCGGTCCCTCTAACCTGGCCCTCGAGGCCCTACGGGAAGGGGGGCTTGCCGTGGAGCACGTGGACCTGGGCTCCACCGCCAGGGCGAAGGAGTTTGCCCGCGCCCTGGAAGAAGCCATGGAAAGCGAGGCGGGAAGCGTGTTCCTCCTCTTCGTACCCATGGGCTTTGCCAGCGAGGAGGAGTTCCTGGCTCTTTTGGAAAAGGTGGAAGGAAACAAGCTCCTCCTGGGCTGCGTGATGGGCTCCCCTGGGGTGCGGGCAAGGGTTATGGGCCGGGTGGCCCTCTACCGCTTTCCCGAATCGGCGGCCATCGCCTTGAGCCGGGCCTGGGCCTACAAGGCCTGGCGGGAAGAACCCCTCCACTTCCCCGACTTCCCGGACTTGCACCTGGAGGAGGCAAGGAGGCTTTTGGAGGGCAAGAAGGAGCTACGGCGCGAGGAGGAGGAGGCCCTCCTCCGCTGCTTTGGCCTTCCCTTGGGACAAGGAGAAGGCCTTTTTCTCAGGCTCACCGCCAAGCCCCACCCCCTCTTCGGCCCCGTTCTCACCCTGCTCCTGCCCACTCCTTTGGGAGAGCTAGCCTTGGGGGAAAGGCTTTCCCCCCTCACGGAAAAGGATGCCCGGGAGCTCACCCGACCCCTGGGGGACCAGGTAGACCCTACCCCCTACCAGGAAATCCTCCTTCGCCTTTCCCGCCTCCTAGAGGAGTTCCCCCAGGTGGAGGAGGTGTCCTTGGAGCTTTCCGGCCCCTGCATCGCCCGCTTTGCCATCCGCCTTTCGGGAGACCCCCATGCGCATCCAAACCCCCGCTAACCCCAAGGTGAAGGCCCTAGCCGCCCTGAAGGAACGAAAGGAGCGGGAGCGGGCTGGCCTTTTCCTGGTGGAGGGCCGGCGGGAGGTGGAAAGGGCCCTTAGGGCCGGCCTCCGCTTGGAAACCCTCCTCCTCGGTCCTAAGGCCACCCCGGAAGACCGGGCCCTGGCGGGCCAAGCCCCTGTTCTGGAGTTCTCCCAAGAGGCTATGGAGCGGGTTTCCGTGAGGGAAAACCCGCCTCCCGTCATCGGGGTCTTCCGCCTGCCCCAAAAGTCCCTAAAGGGGGTCCGGCTCCCGCAACATCCCCTGGTCCTGGTTCTCTTGGGCCTGGAAAAGCCCGGCAACCTGGGAGCCATCCTGCGCTCGGCGGATGGGGCGGGGGTGGACCTGGTCTTGGTGGCGGAAGGGGTGGACCTCTATAGCCCCCAGGTGATCCGGAACTCCACCGGGGTGGTCTTCTCCTTGCCCGTCTTTCCCGTGGCCGAGGAGGAAGTGGCCCCTTTCCTGGAGGAAAAAGGGCTTTTCCCCGTGGCGGCTACCCCCAAGGGCGAGAAGGTTTACTGGGAAGAAGACTACAAAAAAGGCGTGGCCTTCCTCCTGGGCACCGAGGACGAAGGCCTTTCCGAGGCCTGGCTGGCCCGGGCGGGGGTTCGGGTGCGCATCCCCATGCGGGGGGTGGCGGATAGCCTCAACGTTTCCGTAAGCGCCGCCCTCCTCCTCTACGAGGCCCTGCGCCAGCGGGAGGGGGGATGAGGCCTGTTACCCCCTTCCTGGGCCTAGGGCTTCTGGCCCTCCTGCCCCTCTGGACCCCTCCTTTGGCCTTGGGCGTCTTCCTCCTCCACCTAGCCAAGCGGTTTTATCCGGGAGCCTTCCTATGGGGAGCCTTCCTCCCTGGCCTTCTCCACGCCCTTGCCTCCCCGTTCCCCTCCTGGCTCCAGGGATGGGCCATGACCTCTGGGCTTCTCCTCCTCTACGGACTTTTCCTGGCCACCAAGGCTCGGCCCCTTTCCAGCCTCCTTCTCCTTCCCCCAGCCCTTTGGCTAGGCCCCCTTGGCCTTTTCCTGCTAGGGCTCTTGCACGGGTTAAGCCTCCTCGAGGAGGCCCATGGGCGCGCCCAGGAACGGGGGGAGCCCTTTCGGACCCCCGCTTCCACCCTATGGGTCCCGGGGATCCTAGGCCTCCTGCTGGCAGGCCTGGCCTTCCTCCCCCTGCGCCTCCCCGCCCTTCCCCTACCCACCCCACCCTCGCTTAGCCTCCAGGCTTCCCCCGAAACCGGGCCAGGGCCCAAGGAGGTGGTGGCCTACCCCACCCCAGAGGAGAAGCCTCCCCCGTGGGTCGCCTTCCTGAACCGGGCCTTGGCCTACGCAGAGCCCCTGGCCTTGCTCCTTATCCTCCTAGCCCTTTGGCCCCTTCTGGGCCGGGGGGAAAGGCTTCCCTACCGGGGGGTTCACCTTTTACCCCTCCTGTTAGCCCTTTTGGCCGCAGGCCTCTTCCTCCTCTACCTGGGCACCCTAGGGGGTGGGGAAAGCGCGCCGGAAAGCACCCCTTCGGCTTCCGTGCCCGCCCCTTCCCAGGAAAGCCCCAAGGAGGCCGTACCGGGGCCCAGGCGGCTTAGCGAGGTGGGCCTAGCCTTGGCAGGCCTTTCCGCCCTTTTCACCCTGGGCCTTCTTTTCCTCTTCCTATTCCTGGTTTGGCGGTACCGGGAAAGAGGCAGGCCAGGCACCACCCCTAAGGAAGGGGTCCAAGCCTCCCAGGCGTTCCCAGAGGCCCTTCCCCAGGACCGGGTGCGGCGGGCCTACTTCCAAGCCCTAAAGGCCCTTAAGAGGGCTGGCCTCCCCCGCCTGGCCTCCGAGGGGCCCTTGGAGTACCTGGAAAGGGTTTCCCCTCTTCTCCCCGGGCTTAGGGAACCCCTTTGGGGGCTCACCGGCCTCTACCTGCCCGTGCGCTATGGGGGAAAGGCTGGGGAGGAGGAAGCGGAAAGGGCGGAAGCCTTTTTGAAGGATATCCTTAGGCTATGTTCCTCCCCCGCATCCAAAGAGCCCTTTCGGGCCGGGTCCTCCTGAAGGAGGAAACCCTAAGGCTTTCCCTCGCCACCCTCCTCTCTGGGGGGCATCTTCTTCTGGAAGACGTGCCCGGCACCGGCAAGACCACTTTCGCCAAGGCCTTGGCCCGGGTGCTGGGCCTTTCCTTTAGCCGCACCCAGATGACGCCCGACCTCCTGCCCCAGGACCTCACCGGGGTCTATCTCTACCGGGAAGGAAACCTGGTATGGCAAAAGGGGCCCATCTTCGCCCAGGTGCTTCTGGTGGACGAGCTCAACCGGGCCACCCCCAGGACCCAGTCCGCCCTCCTCGAGGCCATGGGGGAAAGCCAAGTAACCCTGGAAGGGAAAACCCACCCCTTGCCCGAGCCTTTTTTCGTTCTGGCCACGCAAAATCCCGTGGAAGAGGAGGGCACCTACCCTCTCCCCGTAGCCCAGCGGGACCGGTTCACCGCCCGGCTTTCCCTAGGCTATCCCGACGAGAAAGCCCTCCTCCAAGCCCTCAAGGAAAAGGAGCCGCTAGAGGGCTTGGAGGCCGTGACCCAAGGGGAGGAGATCCTGGCCCTGCGCCAGGAGGTGCGCCGGGTGCGGGTGGCGGAGGAGGTGCTGGACTACCTCCTGGCCTTGGCCGGCTGGCTCAGGAACCGGGAGGAAGTGCGGCTTGGGCCCTCCCCCAGGGCCCTGTTGCAGGTGGAGCGCCTGGCCCAGGCCCTGGCCCTTCTGCAGGAGCGAGGCTTTACCGTGCCCGAGGACATCAAGGAGGCCTTCCGGGCCGCCATCCCCCACCGCCTCCTCCTACGGCTGGAGGCGGAGCTAGCCGGAGCCAGCCCGGAAGGGCTGGTGGCGGAAGCCCTCAAGGCGGTTCCCGCCCCGGTGGAAAGGGCCTAGGAAAGGAAGGGCGCCGTGGCAGGGGTTTTGGGCCTTCTATCCCTCCTTCTCCTCCTCGCCCTTTGGCGGGCACCCCGGTTCGCCCAGGTCCGGGTCAAAGCCCAGGGCCTGGCCCCAGGTTTCCCCGGCCAGGAGGGAGAGGGGCAGGTGGCGGTGGAGGTCTGGGCCCCCCTTCCCCTTTTCTTCCGCCTGGAAAACCTCCCTGCGGCCCCCTTGGGCTTGGAACCCCGGGGGCTTTCCGGGATGGCCTGGGGGAAGATCCCGTTGACCCTGCCTCTTTCCTGCCGCTACCGCCGGCGGGGAGAGCATCCCCTACGCCTAATCCTCCGCTTAACCAGCCCCCTGGGCCTGGGGGAGAGGTTGCTCAGCCTGGAGGCAGGGAGGGTCTTGGTCTACCCCTCCCTGCGGCCCCTGCCGCCTTTTGAGCCCGCCCCCAGCTTCTTCCTGGAGGGAAGAGCCGAGCCCTTCGGCCTACCGGACCCCCTCGAGGCCAAGGGCCTCCGACCCTACCAGCCCGGGGATTCCTTGCGCCTCCTGGCCAAGCAGGCAAGCCTCCGGCAGGGGCGTCCCTTTGTGCGGGAGGTGGAAAAAAGCCTTCTGGGAGGCCTCTTCCTCCACCTGGACACCCAAAGCCTCCACCCCGCCTACCTGGACCACGCGGCAAGCCTCGCCGCCTGGCTCCTCCTGCAGGCGGAAAAGAAAGGAGCCCAATACGGCCTTTCCGCAGGGGAGGTCCTCCCCTTAGGGCGGGGAAAGGCCCACCTGGTAAGGACCCTCTCGCTCCTAGCCCGCCTGCAACCTACCCCAGGCCCCTCCCTTCCCCCCAAGGCCCCTTTCGGGAGCACCTACTTCCTCATCAGCCAGGGGGCGGAGGAATCCTTCCTGGAGGCAACCCTAAGGGGAGCCGCCCAGGCCCGGCAGGGGGTCCTTCTTCTGCTTCCCGAGGGATACTTCCTCTACCCGGGGGAAAAGGGCCGGGTAGCCTTTGGCAAGACCCCGGGCCTGGCCCGGGCCCTGGCCATGAAGGGCCTTCTCCTGGCCCATGGGATAAGCCTCCGGGTGGTGCGGGGCCACCAGACCCTCACCTTATAAAACCCCCCTCAACCCCCTTGACAAAAAGACGCGGGGGCAAAATAATAACCCTTGGTTTGACACTCTCGGCCTTTGAGCGTCAAAGGAGGGAGTGAGTATGGCTGCGGAGGTGAAGACGGTGATCAAGCCCCTAGGCGACAGGGTTGTGGTGAAGAGGATTGAGGAGGAGCCCAAGACCAAGGGCGGCATCGTGCTCCCCGATACCGCCAAGGAGAAGCCCCAGAAGGGCAAGGTGATCGCGGTGGGCACGGGCCGCATCTTGGAGAACGGGCAGAAGGTGCCCCTCGAGGTCAAGGAGGGGGACATCGTGGTCTTCGCCAAATACGGCGGCACCGAGATCGAGATCGACGGCGAGGAGTACGTGATCCTCTCCGAGCGCGACCTTTTGGCGGTCCTGCAGTAAGGGAGGTGAGGTATGGCGAAGATCCTGGTGTTTGACGAGGCAGCCCGCAGGGCTTTGGAGCGCGGCGTGAACGCCGTGGCCGATGCGGTGAAGGTAACCCTTGGCCCCCGGGGCCGGAACGTGGTCCTGGAGAAGAAGTTCGGCTCCCCCACCATCACCAAGGACGGGGTGACGGTGGCCAAGGAGATCGAGCTGGAGAACCACCTGGAGAACATCGGGGCCCAGCTCCTCAAGGAGGTGGCCTCCAAGACCAACGACGTGGCCGGTGACGGGACCACCACCGCCACCGTCTTGGCCCAGGCCATCGTGCGGGAGGGCCTGAAGAACGTGGCCGCCGGCGCCAACCCCTTGGCCCTCAAGCGGGGCATTGAGAAGGCGGTGGAGGCGGCGGTGGAGAAGATCCGCTCCCTGGCCATCCCCGTGGAGGACCGCAAGGCCATCGAGGAGGTGGCCACCATCTCCGCCAACGATCCCGATGTCGGCAAGCTGATCGCCGACGCCATGGAGAAGGTGGGGAAGGAGGGGATCATCACCGTCGAGGAGTCCAAGAGCCTGGAGACCGAGCTGAAGTTCGTGGAGGGGTACCAGTTTGACAAGGGGTACATCTCCCCCTACTTCATCACCAACCCCGACGCCATGGAGGCGGTCCTGGAGGACGCCTTCATCCTCATCGTGGAGAAGAAGGTCTCCAACGTGCGCGAACTCCTCCCCATCCTGGAGCAGGTGGCCCAGACGGGCAAGCCCCTCCTCCTGATCGCCGAGGACGTGGAGGGCGAGGCCCTGGCCACCTTGGTGGTGAACAAGCTCCGGGGCACCCTGAACGTGGCCGCGGTGAAGGCCCCTGGCTTCGGTGACCGCCGCAAGGAGATGCTCAAGGACATCGCTGCCGTCACCGGCGGCACCGTGATCAGCGAGGAGCTGGGCTTCAAGCTGGAGAACGCCACCCTCTCCATGCTGGGCCGGGCCGAAAGGGTGCGGATCACCAAGGACGAGACCACCATCGTGGGCGGCAAGGGCAAGAAGGAGGACATCGAGGCCCGCATCAACGGCATCAAGAAGGAGCTGGAGACCACGGACAGCGAGTACGCCAAGGAGAAGCTCCAGGAGCGCCTGGCCAAGCTGGCGGGGGGCGTGGCGGTGATCCGGGTGGGGGCCGCCACCGAGACCGAGCTCAAGGAGAAGAAGCACCGCTTTGAGGACGCCCTCTCCGCCACCCGGGCTGCCGTGGAGGAGGGGATCGTGCCCGGCGGTGGCGTAACCCTCCTCAGGGCCATCAGCGCCGTGGACGAGCTCCTCAAGAACCTGGAGGGGGATGAGGCCACCGGGGCCAAGATCGTGCGCCGGGCCCTGGAGGAGCCCGCCCGCCAGATCGCCGAAAACGCCGGCTACGAGGGCTCCGTGGTGGTGCAGCGCATCCTCTCCGAGACCAAGAACCTGCGCCTGGGCTTCAACGCCGCCACCGGGGAGTACGTGGACATGGTGGAGGCGGGCATCGTGGACCCCGCCAAGGTGACCCGCTCTGCCTTGCAGAACGCGGCCTCCATCGGCTCCCTCATCCTCACCACCGAGGCGGTGGTGGCGGAAAAGCCCGAGAAGAAGGAGTCTACCCCCGCTCCCGCAGGCGGCGGCGACATGGACTTCTAAAGTGGCAGGCTCAAGGGGCTGGGTCCAGACCCAGCCCCTTTTTTTAACCCCTTCCTCCCTTCTTGCCCTCGCTCCCTTGGACTTGCGCCAAGTGGGCCTCCAGAAGATGCCGGACTTCTTCCAAGGCGTACCCTTCTTTAACCCGCACCCGCATTAGGGATAGCCCCACCTGTCGTGCCAGGGCCTCCAGAAAACGGTCTCGCTCCCGGCGGTCTTCCCGTTGGTGACTTCGGTCGTCCAGCTCTATGGCCAAAAGGGGACGGGCGTCCTGGGCCCGCACAAGGAGAAAATCTATGTGTTTTGCCACCACCCGGTTTAAAGCTGCTTGCCGCTCCTTCCCCTCAGCATCTATATGGAGCAAGTCCGCCAAGCGCACCTTTGGCCACACCCTCACCCCTTCAGGCACCACCCTCTCTAGCACGCCAAGGAAGGAGCGCTCCGCCGGGGTAAGTACGGAATGCTTAAGGCGATACGGGAGGGAGGCGTCCCGCCCTCCTAGACCCTCTCTCTTACCCAGGGAGGCTAAGACGAAGATAACTAACCCCAAGAAAACCAGGGCGAAAAGGGGGCTTTCCATACTAGTGACAGTATACGGGTTTCAGGAAGCCAATCTGAGGGCTGCCGAGTTCCAAGAAGCCTTCAAAAGGGCACCACCTCCTCCTTGGGGCTAGCCCCACCATTCCCCTGCAAAAAGGCCTCCCGGTCCGGCACCAGGTAGGCGCGGAAGCCTTCCTTCTCCAGGGCCTCCAAGACCCCTTCCCCCACCCGGGCTTCCCGCAAGGAAAGGATGGCCTCCCCAAAGGGCCCCTGGACCCTCAGGTAGAGGGGAAGCGGCCCAGGGTGCTCGTCCAGGATGCTCTTTAGGAGGGTGACGCCTCCCTCGTCCAAAAGGGCGTGGTCCACCTCCACCTCCAGGGCCCTGGGGGCCTCGGCCACCTCCTCGTGGGTCCAGGCAGCCTGGGCGATCACCCTAAGCCCCCCCTCCTCCCGTTCCACCTCCGCCAGGACCAAAAGAGGGGTGTCCTCCTTGAGCTTGGGGGAGACCCCCTCATAGGCCCGGCCGAAGGCCACCACCTCCAGGGCCCCGGTCTCGTCGGAGAGGGTAAAGCGGGCCATCATCCCGCCGCTACGGGTGGGCTTGCGCACCACCTCCTCCACCATGCCCGCAAGGAGCACCCTGGCCCTTGGGGGAAGGCCCTGGATGAAATCGGCTAGCTCCTCCAAGGGGCAGCTGGCCACCTCCCTTAGCCCCGGGTAGCGGAGCACAGGGTGGCCAGAGACATAGATGCCCAAGGCCTCCTTCTCGTAGCGGAGCCGGGTGATCTCGTCCAGGGGCGGGGCCTCCAGCAAGGGGGGCTCCATGTACCCTTCCGCCTCGGCAAAAAGGCCCAACATCCCCGAGCGCGCCCGCTTTTGGCTTTCCGCCGCCCAGCGAAGGAGGGGTTCTAAGGAGGCGAGAAGCCTCGCCCTATCCCCAAAGGCGTCAAAGGCCCCCGCCTTGATGAGGGACTCGAGGGTGCGCTTGTTCACCACCTTCTCGTCCAGGCGCTTTAGGAAATCCCCCAGGCTCTTAAAGGGTCCACCCCGCTCCCTTTCCGCCAGGATGGCCTGGGCCGCCCCCTCCCCCACGTTCTTCACCGCGGAAAGGCCAAAGAGGATCTCCTCCCCCACCACCTTGAAGTCAAAGCCCGAGCGGTTGATGTCCGGGGGCAGGACCTCAATGCCCATGGCCCGGGCGTCGCGGATGTACTCCGCCACCTTGTCGGAGTCGTGCCGCTCCACGCTGAGGAGGGCGGCCATGAACTCCACGGGGTAGTGGGCCTTCACGTAGGCGGTCTGGTAGGAAAGGAGGCTGTAGGCGGCGGCGTGGGAGTTATGGACGATGACATCCTCGGCCAGGAAGGTGTGGGTGCCCTCCACGGTGAGGTCGTAGACCTCCTCCTCCCCTAAGGGCTCTATGGCCTCCACCCGGTCCCAGTAGATCTCCGCCCCCGCCAGGCGCCAAAGGGCTAGGCTTCCCGTTAGGGCCGCAAGGCGCACCACCGTGGAACGGGAAAGCCCTAGACGGCCCTTGCCGGGCCGCAAAAGCCCCTGGGCCAAACCATGGGCCGCCAAAAAAGCCCCCTCCTTACCCCCGGAAACCTGGGCCAAAGCCTCCTTGACCAGAGGGAGGAAGGCCAGGGGCAGAATATCCTTGGTGCTCCTTCCCTCCCCCTTCCAGGAGGAAAGAAGCCCCTCTAAGTCCCGCTTCCTCTTGCCCAAGAGGTAAGGCCCCACCAGCCTGGCAAAACGCCAGGCCGCCTCCAGGCCCCCAAGCAGGTAGACCACATAGCCCTTTCGCCCCCCTCCATAGGGGAAATGCTTTTCCACCAGTCGGCTTTGCAGGCCCAGGCGAAGGAGAAGGTGTTGCACCCCTTGGGCCAGGGCCTGGGAAGCGGTGGCGTAGAAGATGAGCTTTCCCTTGGGATCCACTCCCCCATCCCCCATCCAAAGCCGCCCCAAAAGCCTTGCCACCCCCTCCAAGGGAAGGCCAAAGACCCTTTCGGGCAACCGCTTTTCCCTGGCGGAGAGGCCCATCAGGCCCATCTCCCGCAGAAACGCCTCCGCTTCCGAGGGCACCTTGCGGTTTTGCCGGCCCACATAGAGGTGGGCCACCCCCCGGCGCCAGACCAAGCGGGTACGGGTGTTGGCAAAGCCCGCCAAGGCCTCCTGCATGGCCAAAAGCTCCTCTTCCGAGGAGGTGTAGAGGTAAAAGCCCGAAGGATGGCGAAGGTTTCCCTCGCTTAAGGCAAAGCCTAGGAGGTCCAGCTCATGGGGCCTCAAATCCTCCGAGGGTTGGTAGGGCAGGTACCGGGGTAGGGCAACGAAATCCCCTGGGCGAAGCCTCCCCAGCTCCCGCCAGCCTTCCGGGGTGTAGAGGGGGTGGTTGGCCGTGGCCTCGAGGACCCTTCCCGTGGCGGTGCGCAAGCGAAAGACCATGGCCCGGCCGCTGGGGAAGGCGGCCAGCACCCGTCTTGGCACCAGGCGCAAGGTGGCCTCATCCAGGGAAACCACCAAGACCCCCTTGGCCTCACCCCGCACCAGGGCCTCGATGGGTACGGGCTTCCCCGTGCGGTAGTCCACCACCCGGGTCCTTCCCGGCAGGCACTTGTTGAAGCCATAGTTGGCAAAAGCCTCCAGCATGTCAAAAAGCCGGTTGGCCTCCTCCTCGGGGACGCCCCGTTCCTTGGCCCCCCGCACGAAGCGCTCCCGGTGCCTTTGCATCTCCTCCACTTTCTTCTTGCCCATGGCCCGGCGGAGGAGGTCCGCCTCCCCTAAGGAGTAGCCCGCCACCTGCGAGGCGATCTGCATGATCTGCTCCTGGTAGACGGGGATGCCGTAGGTCTCCTCCAGGATGGGCCTTAGGTACTTCTCCGCATGGGGGAACTCCGCATAGCTCACGGGCTCCTGGCCATGGTGGCGGCGGATGTAGGTGGGGATGTGCTCCATGGGCCCCGGGCGGTAGAGGGAGACCAAGGCGATGATGTCCTCGAGGCGCCTGGGCTTAAGCCCCCGCACCGTGGCCGTCATGCCCCCCGACTCCAGCTGGAAAACCCCCTTGGTCTCCCCCCGCGCCAAGAGGGCGAAGGTCTTGGGATCGTCCAGGGGCAGGCGGTCGTAGTCCAGCTCTACCCCCTTGGACTCCTTGACGATCTTCTTGGCCTCGTCCAGGAAGGTGAGGGTGCGCAGGCCCAAAAAGTCCATCTTCAAAAGCCCCAAGGCCTCCACCGCCCCCATGTCGTACTGGGTCACGGGCCGCCCCTCCTGGTCCCGCATGAGGGGGACCAGATCCGTAAGGGGCTCTTGGGCGATCACCACCCCGGCGGCGTGCACGGAGGCGTGGCGGTTTAGGCCCTCCAGGCGCATGGCCACCTCTATGACCTCCCGCACCTTGGGGTCCTTTTCCATCTCCGCCTTCAGCTCCGGCACCAGCTCTATGGCCTCGGCCAGGGGCTTGGGCTTGCCGAACTGCACGGGGATCAGCTTGGCCAGCTCCTCCGCCTTCTTGTGGGGGATGCCGTAGACCCGGGCCACGTCCTTGAGGGCCGCCTTGGAGGCCAGGCTCCCGAAGGTGCCGATCTGGGCCACCTTGTCCTCCCCATACCGCTGGCGCACGTACTGGATTACCCGGTCCCGCTCCCGGTCGGAGAAGTCGGTGTCGATATCCGGCATGGAAACCCGCTCGGGGTTCAGAAAGCGCTCAAAGAGGAGGCCAAAGCGCAAGGGGTCGATGTTGGTGATGCCCACGGCATAGGCCACCAGGCTCCCAGCGGCGCTTCCCCGGCCTGGCCCCACGGAAACCCCATGGTCCCGGGCCCAGTTGATGTAGTCCTGCACGATAAGGAAGTAGCCGGGAAAGCCCATGCGCTCGATCACGGAAAGCTCGTAAAGGGCCCGGTGCAAAATGGCCTCCGCCGTCCACTCCCGTACCCCTTCCAAAGGGGGCAACTGGGGCCGAAGGGCTTCCCAGGCCTCCCCCTCCACCTGGGCCAGGGCCTCCGCCAAAGCCTCCCCGTCCCCGTGAGGGGGGATACGGCCCAGAAGGCGGAAAACCTCCCGGTAAAACCCCTCGGTGATCCGGTCCGGATACCGGGCAAGAAGCCCTTTGAAGGTGAGCTCCCGCAGGTACTGGGCCT from Thermus caldifontis carries:
- the groL gene encoding chaperonin GroEL (60 kDa chaperone family; promotes refolding of misfolded polypeptides especially under stressful conditions; forms two stacked rings of heptamers to form a barrel-shaped 14mer; ends can be capped by GroES; misfolded proteins enter the barrel where they are refolded when GroES binds), translated to MAKILVFDEAARRALERGVNAVADAVKVTLGPRGRNVVLEKKFGSPTITKDGVTVAKEIELENHLENIGAQLLKEVASKTNDVAGDGTTTATVLAQAIVREGLKNVAAGANPLALKRGIEKAVEAAVEKIRSLAIPVEDRKAIEEVATISANDPDVGKLIADAMEKVGKEGIITVEESKSLETELKFVEGYQFDKGYISPYFITNPDAMEAVLEDAFILIVEKKVSNVRELLPILEQVAQTGKPLLLIAEDVEGEALATLVVNKLRGTLNVAAVKAPGFGDRRKEMLKDIAAVTGGTVISEELGFKLENATLSMLGRAERVRITKDETTIVGGKGKKEDIEARINGIKKELETTDSEYAKEKLQERLAKLAGGVAVIRVGAATETELKEKKHRFEDALSATRAAVEEGIVPGGGVTLLRAISAVDELLKNLEGDEATGAKIVRRALEEPARQIAENAGYEGSVVVQRILSETKNLRLGFNAATGEYVDMVEAGIVDPAKVTRSALQNAASIGSLILTTEAVVAEKPEKKESTPAPAGGGDMDF
- a CDS encoding DUF2726 domain-containing protein; this encodes MESPLFALVFLGLVIFVLASLGKREGLGGRDASLPYRLKHSVLTPAERSFLGVLERVVPEGVRVWPKVRLADLLHIDAEGKERQAALNRVVAKHIDFLLVRAQDARPLLAIELDDRSHQREDRRERDRFLEALARQVGLSLMRVRVKEGYALEEVRHLLEAHLAQVQGSEGKKGGRG